Proteins encoded by one window of Sulfurospirillum barnesii SES-3:
- the mqnF gene encoding aminofutalosine deaminase family hydrolase encodes MTLITADFILTCNEHFEIIEEGAVLFDAQILEVGKASILKEKHPTVTCIETPKNSVLLPGLINSHVHLEFSANQSMLHYGDFIPWLQSVIAHRDELSALATTELITCKLTEMLKSGTTSLGAISSFGADLEACVNAPQRVVYFNEVLGSVPSAVDVMYNDFRGRLEASKEFTCKHFIPAISVHSPYSTHPILAKKALKLAEDEDCVVSTHFMESQAERAWIDEGSGDFQTFFTAFNPHAKPMCTSLEYLALFENNATLFTHGVQASKEELETISKQNATLTHCPVSNRLLGVGKLDVERVENEKIKLTLGTDGLSSNISLSLWDEMRSALMMHTNMELNALARTLLQSVTCNAAHALKLPCGALKEGLASDMIVVTLPQSCELSTLPLHLILHTHTTHLTFIDGKQPC; translated from the coding sequence GTGACACTTATAACCGCCGATTTTATTCTTACATGTAATGAACATTTCGAAATCATTGAAGAGGGTGCGGTGCTGTTTGATGCACAGATTTTAGAGGTAGGAAAAGCCTCCATCCTCAAAGAAAAACACCCCACCGTAACATGCATCGAAACCCCAAAAAACAGTGTTCTTTTACCAGGACTCATTAACAGCCACGTGCATTTAGAATTTAGCGCAAACCAAAGTATGCTACATTATGGCGATTTTATACCATGGCTTCAATCGGTCATCGCCCACAGGGATGAGCTGAGCGCACTTGCAACCACAGAGCTCATTACATGTAAACTCACTGAAATGCTTAAAAGTGGTACAACCAGCCTTGGTGCGATTAGCAGTTTTGGCGCTGATTTGGAAGCGTGTGTCAACGCCCCTCAACGGGTGGTTTATTTTAATGAAGTGCTAGGCTCAGTCCCTAGTGCCGTCGATGTGATGTACAACGATTTTAGAGGGCGCTTGGAAGCGAGCAAGGAGTTTACATGTAAACACTTTATCCCTGCTATTTCAGTGCATTCGCCCTACTCCACCCATCCAATTTTGGCGAAAAAAGCTCTCAAATTAGCCGAAGATGAGGACTGTGTGGTCTCTACCCATTTTATGGAGTCTCAAGCAGAGCGCGCATGGATAGATGAGGGAAGTGGGGATTTTCAAACCTTTTTTACTGCCTTTAACCCTCACGCCAAACCAATGTGCACAAGCCTAGAATATCTTGCTCTTTTTGAAAACAATGCTACCTTGTTTACGCATGGTGTTCAAGCGAGTAAGGAAGAGTTAGAAACTATCTCCAAACAAAACGCAACCCTGACCCATTGCCCTGTTTCCAACCGACTCTTAGGCGTGGGGAAACTGGATGTAGAGCGTGTCGAAAATGAAAAGATTAAACTAACACTTGGAACCGATGGACTGAGTTCCAACATTTCCCTAAGCCTCTGGGATGAGATGCGCAGTGCGTTGATGATGCACACCAATATGGAACTGAATGCCTTAGCAAGAACCCTGCTTCAAAGCGTTACATGTAACGCCGCACATGCGTTAAAACTTCCCTGCGGTGCTTTAAAAGAGGGCTTAGCTTCGGATATGATTGTCGTAACCCTACCCCAATCATGTGAGCTTTCCACCCTGCCTTTACACCTTATTTTACACACCCACACAACCCATTTAACCTTTATTGACGGAAAACAACCATGCTAG
- the aroQ gene encoding type II 3-dehydroquinate dehydratase — MKIVVIQGPNLNMLGHREQNVYGAMKLEEIHSQMEAVAKQNNFEIEFFQSNLEGEIVDKIQECLGDADGIIINPAAYTHSSIAIRDAISAVALPAIEVHISNIYRREEFRQKSMTAAVCTGQISGFGPFGYHLAMISMMQMLGELDALRKAQIAQQQVAQA; from the coding sequence ATGAAAATTGTTGTGATTCAAGGTCCAAATTTAAATATGCTCGGTCATCGTGAACAAAATGTTTATGGTGCGATGAAACTAGAGGAAATCCATTCTCAAATGGAAGCGGTTGCAAAGCAAAATAACTTTGAAATTGAGTTCTTTCAATCCAATTTAGAGGGTGAAATTGTCGATAAAATTCAAGAGTGTTTGGGCGATGCCGATGGTATTATTATCAATCCAGCGGCGTACACACATAGCTCTATTGCCATTCGTGATGCCATTAGTGCGGTTGCTTTGCCAGCGATTGAGGTGCACATTAGCAATATTTACCGACGTGAAGAGTTCCGTCAAAAAAGCATGACCGCAGCGGTATGTACAGGTCAAATCAGTGGTTTTGGACCTTTTGGTTACCACCTTGCGATGATTTCCATGATGCAAATGCTAGGCGAACTTGATGCGCTTCGTAAAGCACAAATCGCACAACAACAAGTAGCACAAGCCTAA